The following proteins are encoded in a genomic region of Ornithodoros turicata isolate Travis chromosome 6, ASM3712646v1, whole genome shotgun sequence:
- the LOC135396399 gene encoding transmembrane protein 115-like produces the protein MAARKMAASTVVQRNLPYLRQQFSAALQTCSVVVRVLSLALFLCYFLSYSPVASRAVCVTPGYIIPPAFRIWTLFTHAFFENRIWMVIADIITVGLCGKLIEPLWGAIEMLTFFAIVNTSVAFLSVIYYIILFSMTWDPLYLFSVEIHGLAGYCAGVMVAVKQLMPDHVLLSLPIGKLRNRNVPLTVLLFTIVLWACRILRGTYPVMFTFGVLSSWIYLRFYQYHNNGTRGDMADHFTFASFFPNVLQPPIALVGNITYNFLVKVRLCRKPPRKYNMASSSTSSTVAINLPGIDPQDAERRRQIALRALSERLTKVEQQATWPLLADEELPSSLQTAPNPPLPVTPQKGAPQVAIPIQSLMSPVLAASGDAPSSDKRAILET, from the exons ATGGCAGCCAGAAAGATGGCTGCGTCCACAGTAGTGCAGCGGAACCTCCCCTACCTTCGACAACAGTTTTCAGCAGCATTACAGACATGCAGCGTCGTCGTACGAGTCCTCAGTCTTGCTCTTTTCCTCTGCTACTTTCTGTCCTACAGCCCAGTGGCGTCAAGAGCAGTCTGCGTTACTCCTGGCTACATCATCCCTCCCGCTTTTAGGATTTGGACATTATTTACGCACGCGTTTTTTGAAAACCGAATATGGATGGTGATCGCTGACATCATCACGGTGGGACTATGCGGAAAATTGATCGAACCTCTCTGGGGAGCCATCGAGATGCTTACGTTCTTTGCCATCGTGAACACGAGCGTCGCTTTCCTGTCAGTCATCTACTACATAATCCTTTTCTCCATGACGTGGGATCCACTCTACTTGTTTTCGGTGGAGATCCATGGTCTGGCTGGTTATTGTGCTGGAGTCATGGTTGCTGTCAAGCAGCTTATGCCTGATCATGTCCTGTTGTCGCTACCCATAGGGAAGTTGAGGAACAGGAATGTGCCCTTAACTGTGCTGCTGTTCACCATCGTTCTGTGGGCTTGCCGCATTCTTCGCGGTACATATCCCGTCATGTTCACGTTCGGCGTGCTCTCATCTTGGATTTACCTCCGTTTCTATCAGTACCACAACAATGGCACTAGAGGGGACATGGCAGACCACTTTACATTTGCCAG CTTCTTTCCCAATGTGCTTCAGCCTCCCATTGCTCTAGTGGGCAACATCACCTACAACTTCTTGGTGAAGGTCCGACTGTGCCGCAAGCCTCCGAGGAAGTACAACATGGCCAGTAGTAGTACCTCTTCAACAGTTGCTATCAACCTTCCTGGAATTGATCCTCAGGATGCAGAAAGACGAAG GCAAATAGCTCTCAGAGCTCTGAGTGAGCGTCTCACAAAGGTGGAACAGCAGGCGACATGGCCACTGTTAGCCGACGAAGAGCTGCCATCGTCGTTACAAACAGCTCCAAATCCTCCGCTACCTGTGACACCACAGAAAGGAGCACCTCAGGTGGCCATTCCAATCCAGTCCCTCATGAGTCCAGTCCTTGCTGCATCCGGTGATGCGCCATCCTCAGATAAACGGGCCATCCTTGAGACGTAG
- the LOC135398347 gene encoding uncharacterized protein LOC135398347, which translates to MDPARTRLKKSAIPTVPVHKDGLKFLASQEARGLPEQCQDHDYASPLQEATLHLDTGACHDPTAQSSGLALDHSVETSIYHNPGRADNDAMDTDSEAYRASKEVDGDSSVSIPAQVIMPICKNSSATESYPTSDVEVVVECTVLNYGIDDGAASSTGSTSQPVDPQEVNGTSSNISTTTDGVSEGAADTSSNITIPTDSAQEGASAMDVSTVILPQRDSTRATSQNKRGAKKRKYSPQTERRIARLQEKVNRYRKALNRLKAKEQRTNVTKEDSLRVLKGFVPSAVYTLLCSQVALCSVKKQGRRWSEEMQKFALKLYFHGPRAYRFLACVMTLPCVRTIRRWLSRIRMKPGIIPGVIQIIQKATEHWARREKACCILLDEMSLSKVLHYDPGEDIIVGFADDGTERTPRIANVALVMLLSGISRQWVQPVAYTVACNATGAETMQRLLLELIVRLREVDVWVKAVICDQGAKNVSLASRLNITAESPFFSVNGENVFFLFDTPHLLKCVRNNLRAHQLEIDGDIIDWSYIVSLHKSSHPLRPKLAPNLTDKHVYKSAFADMNVKRAAQVMSFTVSVAILVLISLNEIPATAKPTAEFLERMDVLFDCMNSSSVRKTGQKKRYALSQTSEHIALLEEYLQYIAKWKFRSPRQPHTIEGWQISIKAVLLLWEDLHKNFSFPYLLTRRLQQDPLENLFGILRQQHGCNDNPNVFQFTAGLKHIWAAKLMRLSKEGNCEDDTSLFLSELGAATTATASAEDAIPASTEVPQLGEGSNPLNVAGDNACIVDENVIYYLAGIIVKDFLAEKPENCACERFLKPEDSEMLAGTHQFLAMLRANDVPGEVFGDVTIPSANCFELIERMEEMFVDLIGSAAHLPHICKYLCTALTLETDIFCSSVCQDKFVKMFTLKRLKWHLRFVNRSLKAQRSRYSSAARKMRKLSSARRTAGGQYKDGAAGSVDGV; encoded by the exons ATGGATCCAGCTCGCACTCGACTGAAGAAGTCTGCTATACCTACGGTCCCAGTGCACAAAGATGGACTCAAGTTTCTTGCGTCACAGG AGGCGCGCGGTCTTCCTGAGCAATGTCAAGACCACGACTACGCAAGCCCGCTTCAAGAGGCAACATTGCATCTTGACACAG GAGCATGCCATGACCCTACAGCACAGTCGTCAGGACTTGCCTTAGACCATTCGGTGGAAACTTCAATATACCATAATCCTGGGCGAGCTGACAATGATG CAATGGACACTGATTCTGAGGCATACCGGGCATCCAAGGAGGTTGACGGCGATTCATCAGTTTCCATTCCGGCTCAAGTCATAATGCCGATATGCAAAAATAGTTCAGCCACTGAGAGCTATCCGACATCAGACGTTGAGGTAGTAGTGGAATGCACAG TATTGAACTACGGTATTGATGATGGCGCTGCCAGTTCAACTGGTTCCACTTCGCAACCAGTCGACCCCCAGGAGGTCAATG GTACAAGCTCCAACATATCTACAACCACAGACGGAGTCTCAGAAGGTGCAGCAGATACAAGCTCCAACATAACTATTCCCACAGATTCAGCCCAGGAAGGTGCATCAG CTATGGATGTGAGCACTGTCATTCTCCCACAAAGAGACTCAACACGGGCCACTTCTCAAAACAAGAGAGGAGCAAAGAAGCGGAAGTACTCGCCCCAGACAGAAAGACGAATAGCAAGACTGCAAGAGAAAGTCAACAGGTACCGAAAGGCCCTGAACAGACTCAAAGCCAAGGAACAGCGGACCAATGTCACAAAGGAGGACTCTCTACGTGTGCTCAAGGGGTTTGTCCCCAGTGCTGTCTATACTCTGCTATGCTCTCAGGTGGCCCTATGTTCTGTAAAAAAACAAGGAAGAAGATGGTCCGAAGAAATGCAGAAATTTGCACTCAAGTTATATTTTCATGGTCCCAGAGCATACAGGTTTCTTGCCTGTGTGATGACGCTGCCCTGTGTCAGGACAATAAGAAGGTGGCTGTCACGTATCCGCATGAAGCCTGGCATCATTCCTGGCGTCATTCAAATCATTCAAAAGGCAACAGAACACTGGGCTAGACGTGAAAAAGCCTGCTGCATTCTGTTGGATGAAATGTCCCTCAGCAAAGTTCTTCATTATGACCCAGGAGAGGACATTATAGTAGGATTTGCTGATGATGGCACAGAGAGGACACCACGGATTGCAAACGTCGCCTTGGTAATGTTGTTGTCTGGGATATCACGACAGTGGGTACAGCCAGTTGCCTACACCGTTGCTTGCAATGCTACAGGAGCAGAAACTATGCAGAGGCTCTTGCTGGAGTTAATTGTCAGGTTGAGGGAAGTGGATGTTTGGGTGAAGGCCGTGATATGTGACCAAGGCGCAAAAAATGTCTCCCTCGCTAGTCGTCTCAACATCACTGCTGAGAGTCCTTTCTTCTCAGTCAATGGTGAAAACGTATTCTTTCTATTCGACACACCACATCTACTCAAGTGTGTGCGGAACAATCTCCGAGCCCATCAGCTGGAAATAGACGGAGATATCATTGACTGGTCATACATTGTTTCACTGCACAAAAGCTCGCACCCTCTACGTCCCAAGCTTGCACCCAACTTGACAGACAAACATGTCTACAAATCTGCATTTGCAGATATGAACGTCAAGAGAGCAGCGCAGGTCATGAGCTTTACTGTATCAGTGGCCATTCTAGTTCTGATATCTTTGAACGAAATCCCAGCCACAGCAAAGCCAACAGCGGAGTTCCTCGAGAGGATGGATGTACTCTTCGACTGCATGAATAGCTCCTCGGTGAGAAAGACTGGACAAAAGAAGAGATACGCACTATCTCAGACGTCGGAACACATTGCTCTCCTCGAGGAATATCTGCAGTATATAGCGAAATGGAAATTCAGAAGCCCACGGCAGCCACACACAATTGAAGGCTGGCAGATCTCCATCAAAGCAGTTCTCCTCCTGTGGGAAGATCTCCACAAGAACTTCTCCTTTCCGTACTTACTGACACGGCGACTTCAACAGGATCCATTGGAGAACCTGTTCGGAATACTGCGTCAGCAACACGGGTGCAATGATAACCCAAATGTTTTCCAGTTCACCGCCGGACTGAAACACATCTGGGCTGCCAAGTTGATGAGATTATCAAAAGAAGGGAACTGCGAAGACGACACTTCACTTTTTTTGTCCGAACTTGGAGCTGCGACCACTGCGACAGCTTCGGCTGAAGATGCGATACCTGCCAGTACGGAGGTGCCACAGCTTGGTGAAGGTTCAAATCCTCTGAATGTTGCCGGGGACAATGCTTGCATTGTTGATGAAAATGTGATTTACTACCTTGCTGGGATCATTGTAAAGGACTTTCTTGCTGAGAAACCGGAAAACTGTGCGTGTGAGCGTTTTTTAAAGCCAGAGGACAGTGAGATGTTGGCTGGTACACATCAGTTTCTGGCCATGCTCAGAGCAAACGATGTACCCGGGGAGGTATTTGGTGACGTCACAATACCTTCTGCGAACTGCTTTGAGCTCATTGAGAGGATGGAGGAGATGTTTGTCGACCTGATTGGGTCAGCTGCACATCTTCCACATATCTGTAAATACCTGTGTACAGCACTGACTCTCGAAACTGATATATTCTGCAGCTCTGTGTGTCAGGACAAATTTGTAAAAATGTTTACTCTTAAGAGACTAAAATGGCATCTCCGGTTTGTGAACCGTTCCTTGAAGGCGCAACGGTCAAGGTACTCTTCAGCAGCACGCAAGATGCGAAAGCTTTCCTCTGCACGCAGGACTGCAGGTGGTCAATACAAAGATGGTGCTGCTGGAAGTGTAGACGGAGTGTAA